From the Cohaesibacter sp. ES.047 genome, the window TGGCCATTGATGTGATGAGGTGGCCCTTCAAGTCGCTTTTCGAGCACGCATGTGTAAAGCGGGGACTGTGGCAGTTGCAGGTTATTTAGAAATACCTCATAGACTAGAGGTTGATTTCGCTTTGTAATTGTTAATGCTTGTTAAGATTTACGATCTTTTCAGCCCGGAAAACCTTCGAATAGGTCCAATTTGTTCAGTGAGTTCCACTGATGACAAAAAATTTAAGTCGGAATTCATTAAAGTTGGCAAAAAGGACTTGAGCTTCTATGGCCTCCTGACCATATAATCAGTTGAAACTATGTCTTTAACACTGCGGTCGCCGCAGCCCGATTATGGAATGATCATTCGGGTGCGAGCCAAACCGTTGGAACTTTTGAGTTTTGTGAGGAGAAACCATGTCAAATGATTTCCGTCAGAGCGCACATCTTGGCGGCCGCGCTGCCGAAATGGCGCGTATCGATCAGGGCCTGCGCAGCTACATGCTCAAGGTCTATAACTATATGGCCATCGCGCTCGGTGTAACCGGCGTGTTTGCCTACGGCATCTTTTCGATGGCCTTCGTTCAGGAAGGCGGCAGCGTTGTTGGTGTCACCCAGTTCGGTGCGACCCTGTTCAACAGCCCTTTGAAATATGTCGTCATGTTCGCACCATTCGCCATGGTGTTGTTCCTGAGCTTCCGCATCCAGAAAATGAGTGCCAGCACGGCCCAGATGGTGTTCTGGGTTTATGCCGCCCTGATGGGTGTGTCGCTTAGCTCGATCTTTGCTGTCTTCACTCAGACGTCCATTACGCAGGTTTTCTTCATCACCGCGGCTTCCTTCGCTGGTCTCAGCCTCTATGGTTACACCACGACGAAAAGCCTTTCGGGTTGGGGTAGCTTCCTGATGATGGGCCTGATCGGCATCGTGATTGCGTCGATCATCAATATCTTCCTTGCCTCGAGCGCCATGGCTTTTGCTATCTCCGTGATCGGCGTGCTGGTCTTTGCAGGCCTCACGGCTTATGACACCCAGCAGATCAAGGAAATGTATTACGAAGGCGACAGCGCCGACACCATGGGCAAAAAAGCCATCATGGGTGCCCTGCGTCTGTATCTGGACTTCATCAACCTGTTCATCATGTTGCTGCAGCTGTTCGGCAATCGCAATTAATCGCCAGCTGGCACTGATATCAGAATCGGTAAGAAGCCGCTCCATTCGGGGCGGCTTTTTTCGTTTGCCCCTTATATATGGGGGTGGAGAGTGCAGAAAAACCGGTTCTTCGAGCTACTCAGCTCTTCACGACCTTGAGCATCTTCTGATTAAGCAGCTTGATGATCGTGCCGAGGTCCTGACCGCGTTTGAGAATCTGCCCCTGCTGCGCGATCAGGCTGTAGGCTCCTTGCTTGCGGGCCAGTTTTGGGTTTTTCTCGATGCGGTAGATCGGCATCTCGCTTGTTCGTCGATAGATGGAAAAGATCGCCCGATCCTTCAAGGTGTCGATGGAGTAGTCGCGCCATTCTCCTGCTGCCACCATGCGTCCATAGGCGTTGAGGATCGTCATCAACTCCTTGCGATCAAAACAGATCTGGGCCGGTGGGCGGGGCTGAGATCCGGAGTGGATGATGGTTGTGGCAGGGCGCAGACTTGCCAGTTCAGTCACACTTTCATCTGCATTATCGAGCAAGCGATCCTCCTTGTGGTGTTCGAGGGAGCCAACGACCTGCGCGTCTTGGTGCTGACAGGTAGAAACCATGATTGCCGCAAAAAGTACGCTTGGCAAGCCGATCGTCGATCTGGTCGCAAGGGAAAGGTTTCTGGCGAGACAGACAAGGGGATACATTGCCTTGATTTGTAATGAAAAATCACACAATTGCCTCATTTCAGCCCTTGGAACGCCATGCCGGTGGACCAATATATATATCGTTGCCTCGTGGTATAGGCTGATTGGTAAGTGTCTGCTCCTGCCCCCCTTTGATCAGACCGCATCAGCCGGGCTCTTTGTCCTGTTCCTGTCACAGCCATCGACAGGGTTTCAACAGGGCATGTGCTTGATCGGCTCGTCAGGATTTATTGCCGATCGTACTTTCAAGCGTGTCAACATCCCAACAGCTCCTTATCGGGGTGCCTTCGCGGCATCCCGTTTTTTTTGCCTCTTTCGCGCCATGCCGTACTTGAAAGCTTGCAGTTGCGTTGCTAGATCAGCGACGATCAAATCGGCGTGAGTGTATTGTTTATGCTCTAGCGCCGACGGACGGATTGTAATGGGAGCGTTGTCATGCCGCCTTGAAACAAGGCAGCAATGAAACGCTCTGGATCAGCGACGATCAAATTCAAGTAAAGTGCGCGCCCGTTTTGGGCCGCGCAGCAAGGGAAGGGCCTATTCATGACGGATCAAACGCAACAGGCGGTACCTGAAGCCGAAACGCATTCTTTCGAAGCCGAGGTTTCCCGTTTGCTCCATTTGATGGTGCATGCGGTTTATTCCAACAAGGACATCTTTCTTCGCGAGTTGATTTCCAACGCGGCCGATGCCTGCGAGAAACTGCGCCACGAGGCGCTGACCAATTCTGACCTGATCAAGGATGATCCCGACTTCAAGATCATCCTGTCGCCGGACGGTGAGGCCGGGACCCTGACCGTTGCCGACAATGGCATCGGCATGAACAAGGCCGAGCTGATTGACAATCTGGGCACCATTGCCCGGTCTGGCACTCGTGCCTTCCTTGAACAGCTTGGTAGCGGTGACGACGGTTCGGCGCTGATTGGCCAGTTCGGCATTGGCTTCTATTCCGCCTTCATGGTCGCTGACAAGGTCGAGGTGGTCTCGCGCCGGGCCGGTGATGCGGAGGCATGGCGCTGGGTGTCCGATGGTAATGGCTCCTATGAGCTTTCTCAGGCGAGCGATGAGGATGCGCTGCCGCGTGGCACCAAGATCGTGCTGCACCTGAAAGAAGAGGAAAAGAGCTTTGCCGATGCGGTGAACATCCGCCGCGTTGTTCGCGACTACTCCTCTCACGTACCGGTGCCGATCCGGCTGTTGCAGATCAACGACGAGACCAAGTCTTTGGAAGAAGACGAGCTGACGGACGGCTCCGCGCTCTGGACCAAGTCAAAATCGGACATCACCGAAGAGCAGTACAAGGAATTCTATCAGTATAGCTCGGGCCAGTTCGATGATCCGGCGCTGACGATCCACTACCGCGCCGAAGGGCGCACTGAATACAACGTTCTTGCCTTTGTGCCCGAGCACAAGCCGTTCGATCTGTTCGACCCCAACCGCAAGGGCCGCATCAAGCTTTATGTGCGCCGGGTGTTCATCACCGATGATGCGGAATTGGTTCCGGCCTACTTGCGTTTTGTGCGCGGGATCGTCGACAGCGAGGATATTCCGCTCAACATTTCCCGCGAGATGCTGCAGGACAACCCGATCCTTACCGCCATTTCCAAGGGTGTGACCAATCGCATCCTCTCTGAGCTCGAAAAGCTTGCCAACAAGGATGCGGACACGTTTGCCTCCGTGTGGGAAGCTTTTGGTGCGGTGCTGAAGGAAGGCCTTTATGAGGATCCCGAGCGGAGGGATCAACTGTTCAAGCTCGTCCGGTTCGATACCACCAAGGGCGAAAGCCGTACGCTGGCGCAATATGTCGAAGATCTGAAGGATAACCAGACCTCGATCTATTATGCGCTTGGCGACAGCAAGGAGGCCATTCTGGCCAGCCCGCAGCTCGAAGGCTATCAGGCCCGCGATGTGGAAGTGCTTCTTCTGTCTGATGCCGTTGATACCTTCTGGGTGCAGACGGCGCTCGGTTTTGATGGCAAGAGCTTCAAGTCTGTCAGCCAGGGCGGTGCCGATCTCGACGCCATCGAGAAGGTCACCGAGGATGCCGAGGAAGACAAGAGCGAGGAAGACAAGGCTAAGGAACAGGGCTCCGTTGCCGAGCTTGTGACCTTCGTCAAGGACGTGCTGGGCGATGCGGTCTCCGATGTCCGCATTTCGTCGCGCCTTGCAACCAGCCCGGTTTGCATCATTGCGCCTGAGTTTGGCCCTGATCGCCAGTTCGAGAAGCTGATGCGTAGCCAGAAGGGTGCGGATGCGGGATTGAAGCCGATCCTGGAGATCAACCCTGATCACGGTCTGGTGCGTTCGCTCGCCCATCAACTCGAAGGCGCTTCGGACAAAGCGTCGCTCGAAGACGGGGCGCATTTGCTGCTTGATCAGGCGCTCATTCTGGACGGGGAGCATCCAAGCAATCCGGCGGAATTTGCCGCGCGCCTGTCCAAGGTGATGATGGCTGGTCTCAAGTAAGCCAAGATCACAACGACAGCTCGAATCAGGCCGCGGAAGGGATTGTCCTTTCGCGGCTTTTGCTGTAGGAGTCCTGCCTCGTTGCGCCACGCTTGAGGCAATCTGCCGAAAAGGCTGGAAATTTGCGCAGAACTTCGCCATATAGGGCGAATGATGGCGCGAATGGACGCGACATTTCTTTCACCCTTCACGCGAAATACCGGATTGGCTCGCTTCGATGGCCTCGCATGTGCAGTTTCTGAAAATGAATGGTCTTGGCAACGAATTTATCGTGATCGATGCCCGAAAGACCAAGCCCCATTTGGGGGCCGATGCCGTGCGCGTGCTTTCTAGCCATGAGACAGGGCCGGGATGCGATCAGTTCATCACGCTTGAGCCATCAAACAGTGGGGCGGATGTCTTCATGCGCATTCACAACGCGGATGGCGGCGAGGTGGAAGCCTGCGGCAACGCCACGCGCTGTATCGGGCGGCTTTTGATGGATGACACCGGCCGACCGGCGGTCTCCATCGAAACCGTTGTCGGCATCCTCAATGCGCGTGATACCGGTCACCCTGATCGGGTGAGCGTCGATATGGGCGTGCCGAAATTCGGCTGGCAGGATATCCCTCTGGCCGAGCCTTTCGAGGATACGCGCGCCATCGAGTTGCAGATCGGGCCGATCGATGCGCCGATCCTTCATACTCCGTCTGTGGTCAATGTCGGCAATCCGCACGCGATTTTCTGGGTCAAGAATGATGTCGAGAGCTATCAGCTCGAGCTGAACGGCCCGATGCTGGAAAATCACATGATCTTTCCCGAGCGCGCCAACGTCTCGCTGGCTCAGATCCACAACAAGGGTGAATTAACTCTGAAGGTCTGGGAACGGGGTGTCGGTCTGACGCGGGCTTGCGGCACGGCGGCCTGTGCGGCGGCGGTCGCGGCCTATCGGATCGGGCTTTGTGATCGGACGGTTCTGGTGCATTTGCCGGGTGGGGATCTCACCATCGAATGGCGCGAGGGCGACGATCATATTCTGATGACCGGTGGAACGGAGCTTGAATATGCTGGCCAGATCAATCTTGATGATCTGAGCTGGCTAAGGCTTCCAGACGGCAGTGCGGGGTAAGCGGATATGACCATCAAGGTTTTAACCTTCGGATGTCGGCTGAACACATACGAATCCGAAGTCATGAAAAAGCAGGCTGGCGAAGCTGGCCTTGAGAACGCCATTCTGGTGAACACCTGCGCGGTGACGGGAGAAGCGGTGCGTCAGGCGCGCCAGCAGATCCGCCGGGCCAAACGCGAGAATCCCGATGCCCGGATCATCGTCACCGGTTGCGCCGCCCAGACCGAGGCGGAACGATTCGCCGAAATGGACGAGGTGGATCTGGTTCTTGGCAATGACGACAAGCTGAAATCGGAAAGCTACAAATCCGTGCCGGACTTTGGCGTTCCCGCGCCAGAGAAGATCCGCGTCAATGACATCATGAGCGTGCGCGAGACAGCGCTGCATCTGATTGACGGACTGGAGGGTCGCGCGCGGGCCTTCGTTCAGATCCAGAACGGTTGTGATCATCGCTGCACCTTCTGCATCATTCCCTTCGGGCGGGGCAATTCCCGCTCTGTTGCCATGGGGCCGATTGTCGATCAAATCGCCAAGCTCGTGGACAATGGCTATCGCGAGGTTGTGCTGACCGGGGTGGATATCACCTCCTACGGAGCGGACTTGCCCGGAACGCCGAAGCTTGGTGCTCTGGTCAAGGCGATCCTCAAACATGTGCCCGCGCTTGAGCGCTTGCGTATCTCGTCCATCGACTCGGTCGAAGCCGATCCCGATCTGATGGACGCGATTGCCAATGACGCGCGTCTTATGCCGCATTTGCATCTGTCCTTGCAGTCGGGGGACAATCTGATCCTCAAGCGCATGAAGCGGCGGCATGACCGGGATCATTCGATCAAATTCTGCAATGATGTTCGTGCTCTGCGGCCCGACATGGTGTTCGGGGCGGATATTATCGTTGGCTTTCCGACGGAAACCGAAGAGATGTTCCAGCGCAGCCTCGATATTGTCGAGGAATGCGGCTTGACCCATTTGCATGTCTTTCCATTCTCGGCCAGACCCGGTACACCGGCATCAAGGATGCCTGCGGTCAAGGGACCGGTGATCCGCGAGCGGGCTGCGCGGCTGCGCGAAGCAGGGGATGCGGCACTTGCCCGTCATCTCAACGATCAGGTGGGCCAGAAGGTGCAATTGCTTGTGGAGCGCAACGGTCTTGCCCGCACCGAGCAGTTCACGCTGACCGAAATCACGACCGGAGCGCCGGGTGAGATCGTACCGGCCCGCATCGTCGACGCAACCCATCGCCATTTGATGGCCGTGGGGCTTTGAGACGCCGCCGAACTTTTGTTCGGGCCGGTTTGAGGAATGACCGGATGGCGCTTAGCACTGGTGGCGCATACTATTGCCGCGATTGAATGATCGCGGATATTGCTCGAATTGAAAGGAGCAGGATCATGGCTAAACAGGGACGGTTATCGCGTTTTCTGTTCGGATCCTCGAAAGACGAAGCACAGACCAAGCCGGACGATGCATTGCCCGAGGGAGCCGAGGAAGAAAAGGCCGAGGACTCTTCTGTTGCCGAGGCTGAGCCGGAGTCCCATTCTGAGCCCGAGTCCTATTCTGAGCCTAAGTCCCAATCCTTGTCGGAACCGGTTCTAGAGGACGCTTTGGTGAAGGATGCCGTGTCCGAAGACTCGCCGTCTGATGATGCGATCGAGGCTGAAGCCTTTGATGCGCCCGTCGTGGTAGAGCCTCAGCCGGAGCCGCTGACCCAAGCGGTTTCTCAGCCGGAACCTGAACCTGCGCCTGAGAAGAAACTGTCCTGGTTCGAGCGACTGAGACAGGGACTATCACGCTCATCCGGGGCGCTCGGTGAGGGCATAAGTTCGATCTTTACCAAGCGCAAGCTTGATGACGACACGATCCAAGAGCTTGAAGACATCCTCATTCAGGCTGATCTCGGTGTTGAAACGGCCATGACGATCACGGATCGTCTGTCTGAGGGGCGTTACAACAAGGAAGTCAGCAATCTCGAAGTGCAGGAGATTCTCGCCGATGAGGTCGACAAGGTGCTGTCCGCTGTTGCAAAGCCGCTTGAGATTACCAAGCCCGACAATGGCCCTCACGTGATTCTGATGATCGGGGTGAATGGTGCGGGCAAGACCACCACCATCGGCAAACTGGCGCAAAAGCTCGGTGACGAGGGCAAGAAGGTGATGCTGGCCGCAGGAGATACCTTCCGGGCCGCTGCCATCGACCAGCTCAAGATCTGGGGCGAGCGCACAGGGGCGCCGGTGATCGCGCGCGACGTGGGAGCGGATGCTGCCGGGCTTGCCTATGACGCCATGCAGGATGCCAAGGCGCAGGGCATGGACGTGTTGATGATCGACACTGCTGGCCGTTTGCAGAACCGGACCGAACTGATGGCCGAGCTGGAAAAGATCGTGCGCGTGATCAAGAAGCACGACCCGGAGGCGCCGCATTCGGTGTTGCTGGTGCTTGATGCCACCACGGGCCAGAATGCGCTCAATCAGGTGGAGGTCTTCACCAAGATGGCGGGCGTGACGGGGCTGGTCATGACCAAGCTTGATGGCACGGCGCGCGGCGGCATTCTGGTCGCCATTTCGGCCAAGCACAAGGTGCCGGTTCATTTCATTGGCGTGGGCGAGCGGGTCGAGGATCTGGAGCCGTTCCAGTCGAGAGATTTCGCGCGCGCGATTGCTGGTCTGGCGGACGCCTGATATACACCGAATTCATGCCGTTGATGGCCCGGGAGCCGGGACGTTTATTTGCACCAAGCTTGCCAAGGTGAAGAGTTTCATGAGCCCGAACGAAAAGTCCACTGATCAATCCGCCGAGCCTCAACTCGAAAAGGGGCAGGTGCTGAAACTGGCGCTGGAGCTTGGGCCTCTTGCAGTCTTCTTCTTTGCCAACGCAAAAGGGGACATGATTGCCAGATGGGTGCCCTTTCTGGAGGGCATGAAGTCGATCTTCATCGCCACGGCCCTGTTCATGGTTGCGACGCTGATCTCGCTGGTCCTGTCGCGCATCAAGTTCGGCAAGCTGCCGGTGATGCCCATGGTCTCGGGGGGTGTGGTCTGCATCTTTGGTGGTCTTACCCTCTATCTGCAGGATGACACCTTCATCAAGATGAAGCCAACGATCGTCAATCTGCTGTTTGGTTCAATCCTTCTGGGCGGGTTGTTTTTCGGCAAGAGCCTCTTGGGCTATGTGTTCGATTCGGTCTTTCAGCTCAATGCGGAAGGCTGGCGGATTCTCAGCATGCGCTGGGGGGTATTCTTCTTTGTGCTGGCGCTCATCAACGAGGTGATCTGGCGGAATTTCTCGACCGACATCTGGGTGAATTTCAAGGTCTTCGGCGTGATGCCCCTGACCATGGTGTTCGGGGCGTTCCAGATGCCGCTGCTCACCCGCTATGCACCGGATGACGAGTAGGCGGTTCGCCATCACTTGATCTTGATGCGTTTTCGCGTGCGGCCATCCCTGTTGCCTTTTGGCAGTCCCAATTCATAGATCTGGCCCAATTCATAGAGCTGGCCACGGGATTTTCGTTGACCGGCCCTTTGGGTGCAGCTTTGCTTGTCGGCCTTGATGCAGCGCTTGATCGTGGTTTTCGGCTGCTTCCCCTTGTCCATGGCAAAGGCGGGGTAGGTGATGGCAAGGAGACATCCCAGACAGATGACGATGGGCAGAATCGATCGCATGCGAAGCTCCAGTGCGCGTTTGGTGTCTTGTCATTGGACGCGGTTGGAGCGCGGTCGGTTCAAAGAAAAAGGGCCCTCTGTGGGCCCTTCTGATTTAAATCGGTGTGGGTATCGCATTCATTTCTCGGCGAGAATTTCCTCAAGCTTGGGCAAAAAGGATGCTTGCAGAGACTGAGGCGTCAGGGCACCGATGTGCTTGTAGCGAATGATGCCGTTCCGGTCGACGATGAAGGTTTCTGGTGCGCCATAAACACCCCAGTCGATGCCAACACGGCCCGAGATGTCCATCCCCACCTTGTCAAACGGATTGCCGTGGTTCTCAAGGAAACGAGCCGAGTTGGCCTGTTCGTCCTTGTAGGCAAGCCCGATCAGATCGAAGCGGTTGTCCTCGGTCATCTTGAGCAGCAGCGGATGCTCGTCTCGGCAGGTCGGACACCAGGAGGCCCAGACATTGACCACGGAAACGTTGCCCTTGAAGCTTTCGGTGTCGAAGCCGGATATGGGGCCGCCATCGGGCGTGCGGATGCCGAAGCTGGCATCCAGCGGCTCAAGGTCGAACTGCGGAGCGGGCTTGTTGATGAGAACGGACGGGACGAGGTTCGGGTTCGTGCCGCTCGCCATCTGCCACATGAACAGACCGGCCAGTGCGAGAAAAACGACCAGCGGAAGCAGAATCAGAACGTTGAAGCGGCTCTTCGTTTCCGTCTCTTCATCCCCGGCATCCTGCGAGTCGTTGGATGTGGAAGAGGGATTGGGTGTGTCACTCATGATGGATGTATCGTCCTGATATCAGTTGGCAGAGGGGTCGGTTGCGCCCTTGTCTGATGGTGTTGCCGGTTTCTCGGAGCGGCGGCGAATACCGCGCGCTTCCAGTTCGGCCAGCGCCCGGGCCTGAAGCTTGCCGTCCCAGATCACCCAGATGATGAGGATTGCGACGACGGCAGCGGTCATGCCGTAGGAAGAGAGGATGAAGCCTGTGTAGTGTTCCATGATCTTTTCCCTTCTGGTGCCTACTGGCTTCCCACAGGGCTTTGCCCTGCAGAGATCTTGCTGCCTGATGCGGATTTGCTGCCAGCACCCTTGCGGGCGGCCTGCATCTGCATGGAACGAATGCGGCGGCGCAGGATCTCGTTTTTCATCGCCTTGAGATGCAGCGTGGTGAACAGTGCGGTGAAGGCGACCGCCATGACCAGAAGCGGTATCAGGATCGAGATGTGGACCTTGGGGCCTTCCATCGTGATGATGCTGGCCGGTTGATGCAGCGTGCTCCACCAGTCCACCGAGAATTTGATGATCGGAATGATGATGGTGCCTACCAGCGTCAGGATTGCAGCGGCCTTGCCTGCGCGGATCGGATCCTCGATGGCGCGCCACAGGGCCATCAGTCCCAGATAGATGATGAGAAGAATCAGCATCGACGTCAGGCGCGCGTCCCAGACCCAATAGGTGCCCCACATCGGTTTGCCCCAGAGGCTACCGGTCACCAGCGAGATGAAGGTGAAGGCAGCGCCCAAGGGACCAGCCGATTTGGCCGAAACGTCGGCGAGAGGATGCTTCCAGACGAGGGTTCCGAGCGAGGAAATGGCCATCATCATATAAGCAAACATGGCCAGCCAGGCGGCGGGGACATGGATGAACATGATCTTGACGGTCGCGCCCTGCTGGTAGTCGTCCGGCGCTTTGAACCAGACCAGATAAAGCCCAATGGCAAAGAGCAGAACCGTCAGGCCGATCAACCAGGGCATCACCCTGTCGAGAATCGCCAGAAAGCGGGTTGGGTTTGCCAGATCCCAAAGACTGAAGGATTTTTTCTCTGTGGCACTCATGCCCTGTCCTCGACATTCAGTTGGTCAGTTGCACCCAGCGGCGCAACGCATGCTTTGTGTTTCGCCTTTTGTGACACGGTCCGGCGGTCTGGTCAGCGACAGGCTGGCTAAGTGACACATGATTATGGCGTAAGCATGCAGGTTGCCTTGACCAATATCACGAGTTTTCAGTTTGGGAGATTACGATTTCGTAAGCAACGGCTCCCGAAGTCTCGGTCTTTCCGGGCTATTCCTGTGCGCTGCGAAGGGCGGCTGCTGCGGCAACCGGTCCCAGAATGAGCGACAACAGGGAGATGGCGCAAAGAAAGTAGAACGGTGTGTCAAAGGGAGCCGGGTCCGTGATCGCGCCAACCGACGCGCTGACGCCGAAAATCAGGATCGGGATGGTCAGCGGCAGAATGAGGATGGACAGAAGCAGTCCGCCGCGACGCAGAATGACAGTAAGCGCGGCACCGATGGCACCGATCAGGGTGAGCGCCGGAGTTCCCACCAGCAAGGTGGCGGTCACGGCTGCTACGCCAATCGGCTCCAGATTGAGGAACAGCGAGAGAACCGGGGTGGCAATGACGAGCGGCAGTCCGGTGGAGACCCATTGCGC encodes:
- a CDS encoding heme ABC transporter permease, producing the protein MSATEKKSFSLWDLANPTRFLAILDRVMPWLIGLTVLLFAIGLYLVWFKAPDDYQQGATVKIMFIHVPAAWLAMFAYMMMAISSLGTLVWKHPLADVSAKSAGPLGAAFTFISLVTGSLWGKPMWGTYWVWDARLTSMLILLIIYLGLMALWRAIEDPIRAGKAAAILTLVGTIIIPIIKFSVDWWSTLHQPASIITMEGPKVHISILIPLLVMAVAFTALFTTLHLKAMKNEILRRRIRSMQMQAARKGAGSKSASGSKISAGQSPVGSQ
- the ccmB gene encoding heme exporter protein CcmB, which codes for MGALFIRDMKLSVRVGGGALMGVLFFLIVVTVFPFAVGPDLNLLARLGPAILWIGALLATLLSLDRLFQADQEDGTLDLLLLGDHPVELMVLVKCAAQWVSTGLPLVIATPVLSLFLNLEPIGVAAVTATLLVGTPALTLIGAIGAALTVILRRGGLLLSILILPLTIPILIFGVSASVGAITDPAPFDTPFYFLCAISLLSLILGPVAAAAALRSAQE
- the mtaB gene encoding tRNA (N(6)-L-threonylcarbamoyladenosine(37)-C(2))-methylthiotransferase MtaB, which produces MTIKVLTFGCRLNTYESEVMKKQAGEAGLENAILVNTCAVTGEAVRQARQQIRRAKRENPDARIIVTGCAAQTEAERFAEMDEVDLVLGNDDKLKSESYKSVPDFGVPAPEKIRVNDIMSVRETALHLIDGLEGRARAFVQIQNGCDHRCTFCIIPFGRGNSRSVAMGPIVDQIAKLVDNGYREVVLTGVDITSYGADLPGTPKLGALVKAILKHVPALERLRISSIDSVEADPDLMDAIANDARLMPHLHLSLQSGDNLILKRMKRRHDRDHSIKFCNDVRALRPDMVFGADIIVGFPTETEEMFQRSLDIVEECGLTHLHVFPFSARPGTPASRMPAVKGPVIRERAARLREAGDAALARHLNDQVGQKVQLLVERNGLARTEQFTLTEITTGAPGEIVPARIVDATHRHLMAVGL
- a CDS encoding Bax inhibitor-1/YccA family protein is translated as MSNDFRQSAHLGGRAAEMARIDQGLRSYMLKVYNYMAIALGVTGVFAYGIFSMAFVQEGGSVVGVTQFGATLFNSPLKYVVMFAPFAMVLFLSFRIQKMSASTAQMVFWVYAALMGVSLSSIFAVFTQTSITQVFFITAASFAGLSLYGYTTTKSLSGWGSFLMMGLIGIVIASIINIFLASSAMAFAISVIGVLVFAGLTAYDTQQIKEMYYEGDSADTMGKKAIMGALRLYLDFINLFIMLLQLFGNRN
- a CDS encoding septation protein A, with the translated sequence MSPNEKSTDQSAEPQLEKGQVLKLALELGPLAVFFFANAKGDMIARWVPFLEGMKSIFIATALFMVATLISLVLSRIKFGKLPVMPMVSGGVVCIFGGLTLYLQDDTFIKMKPTIVNLLFGSILLGGLFFGKSLLGYVFDSVFQLNAEGWRILSMRWGVFFFVLALINEVIWRNFSTDIWVNFKVFGVMPLTMVFGAFQMPLLTRYAPDDE
- the ftsY gene encoding signal recognition particle-docking protein FtsY; the protein is MAKQGRLSRFLFGSSKDEAQTKPDDALPEGAEEEKAEDSSVAEAEPESHSEPESYSEPKSQSLSEPVLEDALVKDAVSEDSPSDDAIEAEAFDAPVVVEPQPEPLTQAVSQPEPEPAPEKKLSWFERLRQGLSRSSGALGEGISSIFTKRKLDDDTIQELEDILIQADLGVETAMTITDRLSEGRYNKEVSNLEVQEILADEVDKVLSAVAKPLEITKPDNGPHVILMIGVNGAGKTTTIGKLAQKLGDEGKKVMLAAGDTFRAAAIDQLKIWGERTGAPVIARDVGADAAGLAYDAMQDAKAQGMDVLMIDTAGRLQNRTELMAELEKIVRVIKKHDPEAPHSVLLVLDATTGQNALNQVEVFTKMAGVTGLVMTKLDGTARGGILVAISAKHKVPVHFIGVGERVEDLEPFQSRDFARAIAGLADA
- the htpG gene encoding molecular chaperone HtpG encodes the protein MTDQTQQAVPEAETHSFEAEVSRLLHLMVHAVYSNKDIFLRELISNAADACEKLRHEALTNSDLIKDDPDFKIILSPDGEAGTLTVADNGIGMNKAELIDNLGTIARSGTRAFLEQLGSGDDGSALIGQFGIGFYSAFMVADKVEVVSRRAGDAEAWRWVSDGNGSYELSQASDEDALPRGTKIVLHLKEEEKSFADAVNIRRVVRDYSSHVPVPIRLLQINDETKSLEEDELTDGSALWTKSKSDITEEQYKEFYQYSSGQFDDPALTIHYRAEGRTEYNVLAFVPEHKPFDLFDPNRKGRIKLYVRRVFITDDAELVPAYLRFVRGIVDSEDIPLNISREMLQDNPILTAISKGVTNRILSELEKLANKDADTFASVWEAFGAVLKEGLYEDPERRDQLFKLVRFDTTKGESRTLAQYVEDLKDNQTSIYYALGDSKEAILASPQLEGYQARDVEVLLLSDAVDTFWVQTALGFDGKSFKSVSQGGADLDAIEKVTEDAEEDKSEEDKAKEQGSVAELVTFVKDVLGDAVSDVRISSRLATSPVCIIAPEFGPDRQFEKLMRSQKGADAGLKPILEINPDHGLVRSLAHQLEGASDKASLEDGAHLLLDQALILDGEHPSNPAEFAARLSKVMMAGLK
- a CDS encoding DsbE family thiol:disulfide interchange protein; its protein translation is MSDTPNPSSTSNDSQDAGDEETETKSRFNVLILLPLVVFLALAGLFMWQMASGTNPNLVPSVLINKPAPQFDLEPLDASFGIRTPDGGPISGFDTESFKGNVSVVNVWASWCPTCRDEHPLLLKMTEDNRFDLIGLAYKDEQANSARFLENHGNPFDKVGMDISGRVGIDWGVYGAPETFIVDRNGIIRYKHIGALTPQSLQASFLPKLEEILAEK
- a CDS encoding DUF2794 domain-containing protein, translating into MVSTCQHQDAQVVGSLEHHKEDRLLDNADESVTELASLRPATTIIHSGSQPRPPAQICFDRKELMTILNAYGRMVAAGEWRDYSIDTLKDRAIFSIYRRTSEMPIYRIEKNPKLARKQGAYSLIAQQGQILKRGQDLGTIIKLLNQKMLKVVKS
- the ccmD gene encoding heme exporter protein CcmD, giving the protein MEHYTGFILSSYGMTAAVVAILIIWVIWDGKLQARALAELEARGIRRRSEKPATPSDKGATDPSAN
- the dapF gene encoding diaminopimelate epimerase encodes the protein MASHVQFLKMNGLGNEFIVIDARKTKPHLGADAVRVLSSHETGPGCDQFITLEPSNSGADVFMRIHNADGGEVEACGNATRCIGRLLMDDTGRPAVSIETVVGILNARDTGHPDRVSVDMGVPKFGWQDIPLAEPFEDTRAIELQIGPIDAPILHTPSVVNVGNPHAIFWVKNDVESYQLELNGPMLENHMIFPERANVSLAQIHNKGELTLKVWERGVGLTRACGTAACAAAVAAYRIGLCDRTVLVHLPGGDLTIEWREGDDHILMTGGTELEYAGQINLDDLSWLRLPDGSAG